A part of Aegilops tauschii subsp. strangulata cultivar AL8/78 chromosome 2, Aet v6.0, whole genome shotgun sequence genomic DNA contains:
- the LOC141040796 gene encoding uncharacterized protein: MLLFQLSTADKNCTRFDNFLADPRYTFAGFSIDGDIEMLGHVGLEIAHFIDIQKEWRVPTATKPLDSLGDVSGIIVHDYYNNMKKKLTNAEHQRWARMPLSMRHIEYTAKDAYAAYEIWSRLTIIQEGLRRAKLEKEQTRKRARSWGDYDY; the protein is encoded by the coding sequence ATGTTGCTCTTCCAACTGAGCACCGCCGACAAGAACTGCACCAGGTTCGACAACTTCCTCGCCGACCCTAGATACACGTTTGCTGGCTTCTCCATCGACGGCGACATAGAGATGCTCGGGCACGTCGGACTAGAGATCGCCCACTTCATCGACATCCAGAAGGAATGGAGGGTGCCTACAGCTACCAAGCCTCTGGACTCCCTTGGGGATGTCTCAGGCATCATTGTCCACGACTACTACAACAACATGAAGAAGAAGCTCACCAACGCAGAGCATCAGCGTTGGGCGCGCATGCCCCTGTCCATGAGGCACATCGAGTACACGGCAAAAGATGCTTACGCTGCGTACGAGATATGGAGCCGCCTCACCATCATCCAGGAAGGCCTCCGCCGGGCAAAACTCGAGAAGGAGCAGACCAGGAAGCGCGCAAGGTCCTGGGGCGACTACGACTACTGA